In Ictalurus furcatus strain D&B chromosome 23, Billie_1.0, whole genome shotgun sequence, a single window of DNA contains:
- the LOC128599642 gene encoding FXYD domain-containing ion transport regulator 3 → MAQIPSLVLMTFFTLVLAEDQQQKDDPFTFDYHQLRVGGLIMAAVLCLIGITILLSGHCRCKFNQDKRRRTGSNAANQQMLNDTARASDC, encoded by the exons ATGGCACAGATTCCATCACTCGTCTTAATGACAT TTTTCACCCTCGTCCTGGCAGAGGATCAGCAGCAAA AGGATGACCCGTTCACTTTTG ATTATCACCAGCTGCGTGTCGGAGGGCTGATCATGGCCGCAGTGTTGTGTCTGATCGGCATCACGATCCTCCTCA GTGGACACTGCAGATGCAAATTTAACCAGGACAAGAG GAGGAGGACAGGAAGTAACGCAGCGAACCAACAGATGCTCAATGACACAG CGCGGGCCAGTGATTGTTAG